A section of the Triticum dicoccoides isolate Atlit2015 ecotype Zavitan chromosome 7A, WEW_v2.0, whole genome shotgun sequence genome encodes:
- the LOC119332263 gene encoding GDSL esterase/lipase At5g03610-like: protein MKLLPTVFLLLLVFLALDDVEARGTPRAHRSNHQWSSMFVFGDDFVDNGNVPNIVGEKTSRQWSYPYGSYRSSNWSGAPVPTGRFSNYRMQSDFIARMLGLAEAPPAYKLTSDQSCDSSGMTFAVGGAGVFKVTSTAKKVPTLAAQVQAFKTLVNDDVISTRQLHHSVALIAISGNDYMSGSEANSGFYSSFDDLDTYMGNVATEILDNVAQLQMLGVRKTSSNNYTTCDLLGNYGASVHNKYLNQMIGERDNVHILDLYSAFTDIVNHAPGEGSDRSKDFKRKLTPCCESSYEGGYCGERSSSGKHLYDLCDNPDKRFYWDEAHPTHAGWEAVMEALEQPLMEFLDQDYVP, encoded by the exons ATGAAGCTCCTTCCGACcgtcttccttctcctcctcgtcttccttgcATTGGATG ATGTGGAGGCCCGAGGCACACCTAGGGCTCATCGTTCCAATCACCAGTGGTCCAGCATGTTCGTCTTCGGCGACGACTTTGTCGACAACGGCAACGTTCCCAACATCGTCGGTGAGAAGACGTCGCGGCAGTGGAGCTACCCGTACGGCTCTTATCGCAGCTCCAATTGGTCTGGCGCTCCTGTTCCAACAGGACGCTTCTCCAACTACCGGATGCAATCAGATTTTATTG CAAGGATGTTGGGCCTCGCTGAAGCCCCTCCAGCGTACAAGCTCACATCAGACCAATCTTGCGACTCATCTGGCATGACCTTCGCTGTTGGCGGCGCTGGTGTCTTCAAGGTGACGTCGACGGCAAAGAAGGTGCCGACCCTTGCTGCACAGGTTCAAGCTTTCAAGACGCTAGTCAACGACGATGTCATCTCAACACGACAGCTTCACCACTCGGTCGCACTCATCGCCATCTCCGGCAATGACTACATGAGCGGCTCCGAGGCCAATAGTGGATTCTACTCAAGCTTCGATGAT CTTGATACTTACATGGGAAACGTGGCGACTGAGATCCTAGATAATGTGGCGCAACTTCAGATGCTTGGTGTGAGAAAG ACTAGTTCGAACAACTACACCACATGTGATCTTCTCGGAAATTATGGCGCATCGGTGCACAACAAGTATCTAAATCAAATGATCGGAGAAAGGGACAACGTCCACATACTGGACCTCTACTCTGCCTTCACCGACATCGTGAACCACGCCCCTG GTGAAGGGTCGGATCGGTCCAAGGACTTCAAGCGCAAGCTGACCCCGTgttgcgagagttcctatgagggAGGGTACTGTGGAGAGCGTAGCAGTTCAGGGAAGCACCTCTACGACCTATGTGATAATCCCGACAAGAGGTTCTACTGGGACGAGGCACACCCAACACATGCTGGGTGGGAGGCAGTAATGGAGGCGCTGGAGCAACCTTTGATGGAATTTCTCGATCAGGACTATGTTCCATGA